A genomic window from Paucibacter sp. KCTC 42545 includes:
- a CDS encoding NapC/NirT family cytochrome c, giving the protein MLKLLKRYWTVICRPSVYFSLGFLTIGGFIGGVIFWGAFNTALEFANTEKFCTSCHEMRENVYAELKSTIHYTNRSGVRAMCSDCHVPHGWTDKIARKMKASKEVWGKVFGTIDTPEKFHDKRLELARHEWERFKANDSLECRNCHNYDSMDFTRQSVRAQTMHSTYLASKEKTCIDCHKGIAHRLPHIPPGETALDSPGQAVPRGDEGARVDPAKP; this is encoded by the coding sequence ATGTTGAAACTTCTCAAGCGCTATTGGACGGTGATCTGTAGGCCCAGCGTCTACTTCAGCCTGGGTTTTTTGACCATCGGCGGCTTCATTGGCGGGGTGATTTTCTGGGGTGCGTTCAACACCGCCTTGGAGTTCGCCAACACAGAAAAGTTCTGCACCAGTTGCCACGAGATGCGCGAGAACGTCTATGCGGAGCTGAAGAGCACCATCCACTACACCAATCGCTCCGGCGTCCGTGCGATGTGTTCGGACTGCCATGTGCCGCATGGCTGGACCGACAAGATTGCCCGCAAGATGAAAGCTTCCAAGGAAGTGTGGGGCAAGGTTTTCGGCACCATCGACACGCCTGAAAAGTTTCATGACAAGCGCCTGGAACTCGCCCGCCATGAATGGGAGCGCTTCAAGGCCAACGATTCGCTGGAGTGCCGCAACTGCCATAACTACGACTCCATGGACTTCACGCGCCAAAGCGTGCGCGCCCAGACCATGCACTCCACCTATCTGGCCAGCAAGGAAAAGACTTGCATCGACTGCCACAAAGGCATCGCCCACCGCCTGCCGCACATCCCGCCTGGCGAAACCGCTTTGGACAGTCCTGGCCAAGCCGTGCCCCGTGGTGACGAGGGCGCCCGGGTCGACCCAGCCAAGCCCTGA
- the gltS gene encoding sodium/glutamate symporter, with protein sequence MSTNLVTIGSYGTLVAASLVLLFGRFLVEKTALLKAFTIPEPVAGGLVVALLMLMVQQITGVSVKFDTTIHTPLMLAFFATIGLSADLSSLRAGGSVIMKFLLVVLGLLLMQNMIGISLAKVLGLDGHLGLLAGSISLSGGHGTGAAWSKVFSEQFGIAGATELAMACATFGLVLGGLIGGPVAKILLKKVTPPGAQHNQDRDPGMFEEPQATRLITVNSFIESLALIVLSMAGGNILAEALQGTPFELPTFVCVLFNGVLLRNILSGLGWYEVFDREISVLGNVSLALFLAMALMSLRLWELANLALPMLLILLVQAGAMAAYAIFVTFRVMGKNYDAVVLAAGHCGFGLGATPTAIANMQAVTHRFGPSHLAFIVVPMVGAFFIDIANAIVIKLFMALPIF encoded by the coding sequence ATGAGTACGAATCTTGTCACTATCGGCAGTTATGGCACTTTGGTCGCTGCCTCACTGGTTTTGCTGTTCGGCCGCTTTCTGGTTGAGAAAACCGCACTCCTCAAGGCCTTCACCATTCCCGAGCCGGTTGCTGGTGGTTTGGTCGTCGCTTTGCTGATGCTGATGGTTCAGCAAATCACGGGAGTCAGTGTCAAGTTTGATACCACCATACATACGCCGCTGATGTTGGCCTTCTTCGCCACCATTGGCTTGTCCGCCGATTTGTCCAGCTTGCGAGCCGGCGGTAGCGTCATCATGAAGTTCCTCTTGGTGGTGTTGGGTCTATTGCTGATGCAAAACATGATCGGCATCAGCTTGGCCAAGGTGCTGGGGCTGGATGGTCATCTTGGTCTTTTGGCAGGCTCGATTTCTCTCTCGGGTGGCCACGGCACGGGCGCGGCTTGGAGCAAGGTATTCAGCGAGCAGTTTGGAATTGCCGGCGCCACCGAGTTGGCCATGGCGTGCGCCACTTTCGGCCTGGTGCTGGGCGGTTTGATTGGCGGCCCGGTCGCCAAGATTTTGCTCAAAAAGGTGACACCGCCCGGTGCGCAACACAATCAGGATCGCGACCCCGGCATGTTTGAGGAACCGCAGGCGACGCGCCTGATTACGGTGAACTCGTTCATTGAATCCCTGGCGCTGATCGTTCTGAGTATGGCCGGTGGCAATATCCTTGCCGAAGCCTTGCAGGGCACCCCGTTTGAGTTGCCCACCTTTGTTTGTGTTCTGTTCAATGGCGTCTTGCTGCGAAACATCTTGTCCGGCCTGGGTTGGTACGAAGTGTTTGACCGTGAAATTTCGGTCTTGGGCAATGTGAGCCTGGCGCTATTTTTGGCGATGGCCTTGATGAGTTTGCGCCTGTGGGAATTGGCCAATTTGGCCCTGCCCATGCTGCTGATTCTTTTGGTGCAAGCAGGCGCCATGGCGGCCTATGCCATCTTCGTGACTTTCCGCGTGATGGGTAAGAACTACGATGCCGTCGTTCTGGCCGCTGGCCACTGCGGCTTTGGCCTAGGCGCCACGCCCACTGCGATTGCCAATATGCAGGCGGTCACCCATCGCTTTGGCCCGTCCCATCTGGCTTTCATCGTCGTGCCGATGGTTGGCGCATTCTTCATCGATATTGCCAATGCCATCGTCATCAAGCTGTTCATGGCACTGCCTATCTTCTGA
- the gph gene encoding phosphoglycolate phosphatase (PGP is an essential enzyme in the glycolate salvage pathway in higher organisms (photorespiration in plants). Phosphoglycolate results from the oxidase activity of RubisCO in the Calvin cycle when concentrations of carbon dioxide are low relative to oxygen. This enzyme is a member of the Haloacid Dehalogenase (HAD) superfamily of aspartate-nucleophile hydrolase enzymes (PF00702).) — MPTALIFDLDGTLIDTLGDFCVVLNRVLAELALPAVTRDFVELTVGQGSEHLIRSTLAHVGGDADLYERAWAAYQAHYAAINGEFSAIFPGVLEGLEQAKQLGLPLACVTNKPAAFAKDLLRRKGLAGYFNEVFGGDSFARKKPDPMPLLKTCEALGTLPGGTWMIGDSSNDAKAAAAAGCPVVLVSYGYNHGEPIRAVPALQHVDRLDQISYGLAPRV, encoded by the coding sequence ATGCCCACCGCTCTCATCTTCGACCTTGACGGAACTTTGATCGACACCCTGGGCGATTTTTGCGTCGTGCTGAATCGGGTCTTGGCCGAGTTGGCCTTGCCGGCCGTGACGCGCGACTTTGTCGAGCTGACGGTCGGGCAGGGCAGCGAGCACTTGATTCGCAGTACCTTGGCGCATGTGGGTGGTGATGCCGATTTGTATGAGCGCGCCTGGGCCGCCTACCAGGCGCATTACGCCGCCATCAACGGCGAGTTCTCGGCCATCTTTCCCGGTGTCCTGGAAGGTTTGGAACAGGCCAAGCAATTGGGCTTGCCCTTGGCCTGTGTCACCAACAAGCCGGCGGCGTTTGCCAAGGACTTGCTGCGCCGCAAGGGGCTTGCGGGCTACTTCAATGAAGTCTTCGGCGGCGACAGTTTCGCGCGCAAAAAGCCCGATCCCATGCCACTGCTGAAGACCTGTGAGGCCTTAGGGACCTTGCCTGGCGGCACCTGGATGATTGGCGATTCCAGCAATGATGCCAAGGCGGCTGCAGCTGCGGGCTGCCCCGTGGTGTTAGTCAGTTATGGCTATAACCACGGCGAGCCCATCCGCGCGGTGCCGGCCCTGCAGCATGTGGACCGGCTGGATCAAATCAGTTACGGCCTCGCGCCTCGCGTTTGA
- a CDS encoding chalcone isomerase family protein produces the protein MRVFLIAAALGLLLPLASPALHAETVEVAGVKYESPVNVNGNMIELNGAGVRYKAVFKVYTAGLYLGKKTDDIDTALNSNVPKRLHLTMLREVDAAELGRLFTKGMEQNATREEFGKAINGVLRVGEIFSSRKGLAVGEHFSVDYIPGTGSVIQLNGKVQGAPIREPEFYSAFLRIWLGKSPADQALKEALMGVKREARGRN, from the coding sequence ATGCGTGTTTTTTTGATCGCCGCAGCCTTGGGCCTGTTGCTTCCTTTGGCCAGCCCGGCGCTACATGCCGAGACGGTCGAAGTGGCCGGGGTGAAGTACGAAAGCCCCGTCAACGTCAACGGCAATATGATCGAACTCAATGGCGCGGGCGTGCGCTACAAGGCCGTCTTCAAGGTCTATACCGCAGGGCTCTACCTCGGCAAGAAGACCGATGACATCGATACGGCGCTCAACAGCAATGTTCCCAAGCGCCTGCACCTGACCATGTTGCGCGAGGTGGATGCCGCCGAGCTGGGCCGCCTGTTCACCAAGGGCATGGAGCAAAACGCCACCCGCGAAGAGTTCGGCAAGGCCATCAACGGCGTGCTGCGCGTGGGCGAAATTTTCTCCAGCCGCAAGGGCCTGGCAGTGGGCGAACATTTCTCGGTTGACTACATCCCCGGCACCGGCTCGGTGATTCAACTCAATGGCAAGGTGCAGGGCGCGCCGATCCGCGAGCCCGAGTTCTATTCAGCCTTCTTGCGCATCTGGCTGGGTAAATCGCCTGCCGATCAGGCGCTCAAAGAAGCGCTGATGGGCGTCAAACGCGAGGCGCGAGGCCGTAACTGA
- the trpE gene encoding anthranilate synthase component I: MMTELEFKSLAAQGFNRIPLISEAFADLETPLSLYLKLCASGAGGGKNSFLLESVVGGERFGRYSFIGLPARTVLKSHGRITEVTTDGQLTERHEGDPLAFIEAYQKRFKVALRPGMPRFCGGLAGYFGYDAVRYIEPKLAKTEKPGGLNTPDVMLLQCEELAVIDNLSGRLYLIVYADPAQPESYFRAQKRLTALRDQLTYSVSAPQVKRVQPHPVEREFAKADYLAGVLKAKEYIASGDAMQIVFGQRLRKRYTESPLSLYRALRSLNPSPYMYFYDMGDFQIVGASPEILVRQEAAVAGLAGQQTVTIRPLAGTRPRGATTELDHALEAELKADPKERAEHLMLIDLARNDLGRISETGSVKVTDAFAVERYSHVMHIVSNVEGQLRQGLSSMDVFRATFPAGTLSGAPKIRAMEIIDELEPVKRGIYGGACGYLSFAGDMDLAIAIRTGIVQDQTLYVQAAAGVVADSVPELEWAETEHKARALIRAAELVEEGF, from the coding sequence GTGATGACTGAACTTGAATTCAAAAGCCTGGCCGCCCAAGGCTTTAACCGCATTCCGCTGATCAGCGAAGCCTTCGCTGACCTGGAAACCCCGCTCTCGCTCTATCTCAAGCTGTGCGCCAGTGGCGCGGGCGGCGGCAAGAACAGCTTTTTGCTGGAGTCGGTGGTGGGCGGCGAGCGCTTCGGCCGCTATTCCTTCATCGGCCTGCCGGCCCGCACGGTGCTCAAGAGCCACGGCCGTATCACCGAGGTGACGACCGATGGTCAGCTGACCGAGCGCCATGAGGGCGACCCGCTGGCCTTTATCGAGGCCTATCAAAAGCGCTTCAAAGTCGCGCTGCGACCCGGTATGCCGCGGTTCTGCGGTGGCCTGGCCGGCTACTTCGGCTATGACGCGGTGCGCTATATCGAGCCCAAGCTGGCTAAGACGGAAAAGCCCGGTGGGCTCAATACCCCCGATGTGATGCTTTTGCAGTGCGAAGAGCTGGCCGTCATCGACAACCTGTCGGGCCGGCTCTATCTGATCGTCTACGCCGACCCGGCCCAGCCTGAAAGCTATTTCCGCGCCCAGAAGCGCCTAACCGCCCTACGTGACCAGCTCACCTATAGCGTCAGCGCGCCGCAGGTCAAACGAGTGCAGCCGCATCCCGTCGAGCGCGAGTTTGCCAAGGCCGACTATCTGGCCGGCGTGCTCAAGGCCAAGGAATACATCGCTTCGGGCGATGCGATGCAAATCGTCTTCGGCCAGCGCTTGCGCAAGCGCTATACCGAGTCGCCGCTAAGCCTGTACCGGGCGCTGCGTTCGCTCAACCCCAGCCCCTATATGTACTTCTACGACATGGGGGACTTCCAGATCGTCGGCGCATCGCCGGAGATTTTGGTGCGCCAGGAGGCTGCGGTGGCTGGCCTGGCTGGCCAGCAGACGGTGACCATTCGCCCCCTGGCGGGCACCCGCCCGCGCGGCGCCACCACCGAGCTGGACCACGCGCTGGAAGCCGAACTCAAGGCCGACCCTAAGGAGCGCGCCGAGCACTTGATGCTGATCGACCTGGCCCGCAACGACCTGGGCCGCATCAGCGAGACCGGCTCGGTCAAGGTCACCGATGCTTTCGCGGTGGAGCGCTACTCGCATGTCATGCACATCGTTTCCAATGTGGAGGGGCAGCTGCGCCAGGGCCTGAGCAGCATGGATGTCTTCCGCGCCACCTTCCCGGCGGGCACCCTTAGCGGCGCCCCCAAGATCCGCGCGATGGAAATCATTGATGAGTTGGAACCCGTCAAGCGCGGCATCTACGGCGGCGCCTGCGGCTACCTGAGCTTTGCCGGCGATATGGACTTGGCCATCGCCATCCGCACCGGCATCGTGCAAGACCAGACCTTGTATGTGCAGGCCGCGGCCGGTGTGGTGGCCGATTCGGTGCCGGAGCTGGAATGGGCCGAGACCGAGCACAAGGCCAGGGCCTTGATTCGCGCAGCCGAGTTGGTGGAAGAGGGGTTTTGA
- a CDS encoding anthranilate synthase component II: MLLMIDNYDSFTFNLVQYFGELGTEVKVVRNDEISLSEIAALKPDHLVLSPGPCSPAEAGICVPAIQHFMGKLPILGVCLGHQSMGAALGGKIVRAKTQMHGKASTISTDQKGVFKGLPREFSVIRYHSLVIEEASMPAEFEISARSEDGEIMGVRHRALAGTATPMEGVQFHPESILSEHGHAMLKNFLNLAL, from the coding sequence ATGTTGCTGATGATCGATAACTACGACAGTTTCACCTTCAATCTGGTGCAGTACTTTGGGGAGCTGGGCACTGAGGTGAAGGTGGTTCGCAACGACGAAATCAGCCTGAGCGAGATCGCGGCGCTCAAGCCCGATCACCTGGTGCTCTCGCCCGGCCCTTGCTCGCCCGCCGAGGCTGGCATCTGCGTGCCGGCGATTCAGCACTTCATGGGCAAGCTGCCCATCCTGGGCGTTTGCCTGGGGCACCAAAGCATGGGGGCGGCACTGGGCGGCAAGATCGTGCGCGCCAAAACCCAGATGCATGGCAAGGCCAGCACCATCAGCACCGACCAGAAGGGTGTGTTCAAGGGCTTGCCGCGCGAGTTCAGCGTGATCCGCTATCACTCCCTGGTGATCGAGGAAGCCAGCATGCCGGCCGAGTTCGAAATCAGCGCCCGCAGCGAAGACGGCGAGATCATGGGTGTGCGCCACCGCGCGCTGGCCGGCACGGCGACACCGATGGAAGGCGTGCAATTCCACCCCGAGTCCATACTCTCGGAGCATGGCCACGCGATGCTGAAGAACTTCCTCAATCTGGCCCTTTGA
- the ltaE gene encoding low-specificity L-threonine aldolase: MKIIDLRSDTVTRPTAAMREAIARAEVGDDVFGDDPTVLALQARVAELTGMEAALFMASGTQSNLCGLLAHCQRGDEYIVGQLAHTYRYEGGGAAVLGSIQPQPLTQDAQGRMALADIAAAIKPDDPHFARSKLLCLENTWNGQPMPHSYLAEATALARQHGLACHLDGARVFNAAAFDAGPGGDVFAALRRITAHFDSVSVCFSKGLGAPVGSILCGSRELIGRAHRIRKMVGGGLRQVGLLAAAANHALDHHVQRLHEDHALAEQLAEGLGGIPGLSVRSAATNIVFVDVADGRGAALLAHLKARGIWATGLIGLRFVTHLDVDSAGVERTLAAVREFFSADAGPHDLATAQSTAGPY, encoded by the coding sequence ATGAAAATTATTGACCTCCGCAGCGACACCGTCACCCGACCCACGGCCGCCATGCGCGAGGCCATTGCGCGCGCCGAGGTCGGCGACGATGTGTTCGGCGACGACCCCACGGTGCTGGCCCTGCAAGCGCGCGTGGCCGAGCTCACCGGCATGGAGGCCGCGCTTTTCATGGCCTCGGGTACGCAAAGCAATTTGTGCGGCTTGCTGGCGCATTGCCAGCGCGGTGATGAATACATCGTTGGCCAGTTGGCCCACACCTACCGTTACGAAGGCGGCGGTGCGGCCGTGCTGGGCAGCATCCAGCCGCAACCGCTAACGCAGGACGCGCAAGGGCGCATGGCCTTGGCCGATATTGCCGCCGCCATCAAGCCCGACGACCCGCACTTCGCGCGCAGCAAGCTGCTGTGCCTGGAAAACACCTGGAACGGCCAGCCCATGCCGCACAGCTATCTGGCCGAGGCTACGGCGCTGGCGCGCCAGCATGGCCTGGCCTGCCATCTGGACGGCGCGCGGGTCTTCAATGCCGCGGCTTTTGATGCCGGGCCGGGGGGCGATGTGTTCGCCGCGCTGCGCCGCATCACGGCGCATTTCGATAGCGTCTCGGTCTGCTTCAGCAAGGGCTTGGGCGCGCCGGTGGGCTCGATTCTGTGCGGCTCGCGCGAGCTGATCGGGCGCGCGCATCGCATCCGCAAAATGGTGGGCGGTGGCCTGCGCCAGGTGGGCTTGCTGGCCGCTGCGGCCAACCATGCGCTGGACCATCATGTGCAGCGCTTGCATGAGGACCATGCCCTGGCTGAGCAACTGGCTGAGGGCCTGGGCGGCATCCCGGGCTTGAGCGTGCGCTCGGCCGCCACCAACATCGTGTTTGTCGACGTGGCCGATGGCCGCGGTGCCGCCTTGCTGGCGCATTTGAAGGCGCGTGGCATCTGGGCCACCGGCCTGATCGGCCTGCGCTTTGTGACCCATCTGGATGTGGACAGCGCCGGTGTCGAGCGCACGCTCGCAGCGGTGCGCGAATTCTTCTCGGCCGACGCCGGCCCGCACGACCTGGCCACCGCCCAATCAACGGCCGGACCCTATTGA
- the trpD gene encoding anthranilate phosphoribosyltransferase yields the protein MPISNAEALTRVIEHREIFHDEMLALMRRIMAGEMSPVMAAAILVGLRVKKETIGEIAAAAEVMRELSNKVPLDPAAHPHLVDVVGTGGDGAHTFNISTCSMFVAAAAGAQVAKHGNRSVSSKTGSADVLEALGANIMLTPDQVAQSVYDTGIGFMFAPNHHPAMKNIAPVRKELGVRTIFNILGPLTNPAGAPNILMGVFHPDLVGIQVRVMQRLGAEHAVVVYGKDGMDEISLGAATLVGELKDGAVREYEIHPEDFGLAMVSNRTLRVAGPEESRVMLLGALDNQAGAARDIVLLNAGATLYAANVADSIADGIARARAAIASGAARAKLDQFVAATQRLGAA from the coding sequence ATGCCTATCAGCAATGCCGAAGCCCTGACCCGCGTCATCGAACACCGCGAGATCTTTCACGACGAAATGCTGGCGCTGATGCGCCGCATCATGGCCGGTGAGATGTCGCCCGTGATGGCCGCCGCTATCCTGGTGGGTCTGCGGGTCAAGAAGGAAACCATCGGCGAGATCGCCGCCGCCGCCGAGGTGATGCGCGAACTCAGCAACAAGGTGCCGCTGGACCCAGCCGCCCACCCGCATCTGGTCGATGTGGTGGGCACCGGCGGTGATGGCGCCCACACCTTCAATATCTCCACTTGCTCGATGTTTGTGGCGGCTGCGGCCGGCGCGCAGGTGGCCAAGCATGGCAATCGCAGCGTCAGCAGCAAGACCGGCAGCGCCGATGTGCTGGAGGCGCTGGGCGCCAACATCATGCTCACGCCCGATCAGGTGGCGCAAAGCGTGTACGACACCGGCATCGGTTTCATGTTCGCGCCCAACCACCACCCGGCGATGAAGAACATCGCCCCGGTGCGCAAGGAGCTGGGCGTGCGCACCATCTTCAATATCTTGGGCCCGCTGACCAACCCGGCCGGCGCCCCCAATATCTTGATGGGCGTGTTCCACCCCGACTTGGTGGGTATTCAGGTGCGCGTGATGCAGCGTCTGGGCGCCGAGCATGCGGTGGTGGTTTACGGCAAGGACGGCATGGACGAAATCTCCCTGGGTGCCGCCACCTTGGTGGGTGAGCTCAAGGACGGCGCCGTGCGCGAATACGAAATCCACCCCGAGGACTTTGGCCTGGCCATGGTGTCCAACCGCACGCTGCGGGTGGCCGGGCCGGAGGAGTCGCGCGTGATGCTGCTCGGCGCGCTCGACAACCAGGCCGGCGCCGCACGCGACATCGTGCTGCTGAATGCCGGCGCTACCCTTTACGCCGCCAATGTGGCCGACTCGATTGCCGACGGCATCGCCCGCGCCCGCGCAGCCATTGCCAGCGGCGCAGCGCGCGCCAAGCTGGATCAGTTTGTGGCCGCGACGCAGCGCTTGGGCGCGGCTTGA
- a CDS encoding DUF4124 domain-containing protein → MPALQQAKPVRAFVKACPHQRQWAKLVALACGALLFSTGVQAQYKCKSADGAVTFQQTPCAASEQQERLRHAAGSASEPASGPPKDGQSAQAKLVELERRLRIREAINVGRPMVGMTQDELSQALGSPDRTNTGQYGGSQQDQLIYYRNGRTVYVYTRDGVVTAIQDQDGGKSAAPPKPCPSAREIRDIEMDISKIANRDNPQLQAELHKRLHDAKACR, encoded by the coding sequence ATGCCAGCCTTGCAGCAAGCCAAGCCGGTGAGGGCGTTTGTGAAGGCTTGCCCTCATCAGCGCCAATGGGCCAAGCTGGTGGCGCTGGCTTGCGGGGCCTTGCTGTTCAGCACCGGTGTGCAGGCACAGTACAAATGCAAATCCGCCGACGGCGCCGTGACGTTTCAGCAGACGCCTTGCGCGGCCAGTGAGCAGCAAGAGCGTCTGCGCCATGCGGCGGGCTCTGCGTCCGAGCCGGCCTCGGGCCCGCCCAAAGACGGTCAGTCCGCGCAAGCAAAGTTGGTGGAGCTGGAGCGGCGCCTGCGCATCCGCGAAGCCATCAATGTGGGTCGGCCCATGGTGGGCATGACGCAAGATGAACTGAGCCAGGCGCTTGGCAGCCCGGATCGGACCAATACGGGCCAGTACGGCGGCAGCCAGCAAGACCAGCTGATTTACTACCGCAATGGCCGCACGGTCTATGTTTACACACGCGATGGTGTGGTGACTGCGATTCAAGATCAGGACGGTGGCAAGAGTGCTGCGCCGCCCAAGCCATGCCCCTCAGCGCGCGAGATTCGCGACATCGAAATGGACATCAGCAAAATCGCCAACCGAGACAATCCGCAGTTGCAGGCGGAACTGCACAAGCGCCTGCACGATGCCAAGGCTTGCCGCTAG
- the trpC gene encoding indole-3-glycerol phosphate synthase TrpC gives MSDILNRIVAVKHEELKLARQARSLASQRDDAESRLDTRGFEAALRAKIAAGQSAVIAEIKKASPSKGVIRADFRPAEIAQSYAAHGAACLSVLTDVQFFQGSQAYLEQARAACALPVLRKDFMVDEYQVFEARAMGADCILLIAACLDDAQMADLEAVAHALKMDVLVEVHDGAELDRALKLKTPLLGINNRNLRTFEVTLDTTLGLLPRVPADRLLVTESGILVRADVQKMRAANVHAFLVGETFMRAPEPGVALAELFA, from the coding sequence ATGTCCGACATCCTCAATCGCATCGTTGCGGTCAAACACGAAGAGCTCAAGCTGGCCCGCCAGGCCCGCTCGCTGGCCAGCCAGCGCGACGACGCTGAGAGCCGGCTTGATACGCGCGGCTTCGAGGCCGCGCTGCGCGCCAAGATCGCGGCAGGCCAATCGGCCGTGATTGCCGAGATCAAAAAAGCCAGCCCCAGCAAGGGCGTGATCCGCGCCGACTTCCGCCCGGCCGAGATCGCGCAAAGCTACGCCGCTCATGGCGCGGCCTGCCTGAGCGTGCTGACCGATGTGCAGTTCTTCCAGGGCTCGCAAGCCTATCTGGAACAGGCGCGGGCGGCGTGCGCCTTGCCGGTGCTGCGCAAGGATTTCATGGTGGACGAATATCAAGTCTTCGAAGCGCGCGCCATGGGTGCGGACTGCATTCTCCTGATCGCCGCCTGCCTGGATGACGCGCAAATGGCCGACCTGGAAGCCGTGGCGCACGCGCTCAAAATGGATGTGCTGGTGGAGGTGCACGACGGCGCCGAACTGGACCGCGCCCTCAAGCTCAAAACCCCGCTGCTGGGCATCAATAACCGCAATCTGCGCACTTTCGAAGTGACGCTGGACACCACACTGGGCCTGCTGCCCCGAGTGCCCGCCGATCGTTTGCTGGTCACCGAAAGCGGCATTTTGGTGCGGGCCGATGTGCAGAAGATGCGCGCGGCCAATGTGCATGCCTTCCTGGTGGGCGAGACCTTTATGCGCGCGCCCGAGCCGGGTGTGGCCTTGGCAGAACTGTTCGCCTGA
- a CDS encoding uracil-DNA glycosylase: MSRADIADAAAGIDAGWQPVLSAWAASAAGLQCLQFVQARQAVGALIYPPDPWRALRLTPLRETRVVILGQDPYHGLGQAEGLAFSVPPELNKFPPSLRNIFKELQRDLGLQPPMHGHLGDWAQRGVLLLNTSLTVEDGAPASHAKQGWEALTDALIQAAAQDPAPKVFMLWGAHAQAKAALIAAAGPAHLILQANHPSPLSALRPPLPFIGCGHFSQASAWLQSQRGQGMDWAL, encoded by the coding sequence ATGTCGCGGGCAGACATCGCCGATGCCGCCGCTGGCATTGATGCCGGCTGGCAGCCCGTGCTCAGCGCCTGGGCGGCCAGTGCGGCCGGCCTGCAATGCCTGCAGTTTGTGCAGGCGCGCCAAGCAGTTGGGGCGCTGATCTATCCGCCCGACCCCTGGCGGGCCCTGCGCCTGACGCCGCTGCGCGAGACCCGTGTGGTGATCCTGGGTCAAGATCCGTATCACGGCCTCGGTCAGGCCGAGGGTTTGGCGTTTTCGGTGCCGCCCGAGCTGAACAAGTTTCCGCCCAGCCTGCGCAATATCTTCAAGGAATTGCAGCGCGACCTGGGCCTGCAGCCGCCCATGCATGGCCATTTGGGCGATTGGGCGCAGCGCGGCGTGCTCTTGCTCAACACCAGTCTGACGGTGGAAGACGGCGCGCCCGCCAGCCATGCCAAGCAAGGCTGGGAGGCCTTGACCGACGCCCTGATTCAAGCCGCGGCCCAAGACCCCGCGCCCAAGGTTTTCATGCTCTGGGGCGCGCATGCCCAGGCCAAGGCAGCGCTGATCGCGGCGGCAGGGCCTGCGCATTTGATCCTGCAAGCCAATCACCCTTCGCCGTTGTCGGCCCTGCGCCCGCCTCTGCCCTTCATTGGCTGCGGGCACTTTTCGCAAGCTTCGGCTTGGCTGCAAAGCCAACGGGGGCAGGGGATGGACTGGGCTTTGTAG